One genomic segment of Ricinus communis isolate WT05 ecotype wild-type chromosome 3, ASM1957865v1, whole genome shotgun sequence includes these proteins:
- the LOC125369548 gene encoding uncharacterized protein LOC125369548: protein MKFKDLACVTLNEECSIIFQNKLPEKRHDSGNFTISCVIVNLSIDDALADLGASNNVMSHSLFAKLGLGETKPTRMSIQLVDKSVKYLRSIVENVLVKVNKFLLPVYFVILDMDDESSVPLILGRHFLATSRAMIDFYDGKLKLRVGDETVTFDLNNSIRQSLDHDNVVYAINVFDDAIETQLQEVLVEDPLQVTLPRGNEHELSNEEVLEQLEFLLANEPSNNTDEFIVIDSIGVQKLRPSLEEPPVLNLKELP from the coding sequence ATGAAGTTTAAGGACTTGGCGTGCGTGACACTAAATGAGGAATGTTCTATAATTTTCCAGAACAAGTTACCGGAGAAGCGACATGATTCAGGAAACTTTACTATTTCCTGTGTTATAGTTAACTTATCTATTGATGATgctttagctgatttagggGCTAGTAATAATGTAATGTCACACAGCCTATTTGCAAAGTTAGGGCTGGGAGAGActaaacccactaggatgagtaTACAGTTAGTTGATAAGTCTGTTAAGTATCTTAGGAGTATTGTAGAGAATGTGcttgtaaaagtaaataaatttttattaccTGTTTATTTTGTGATCTTAGACATGGACGATGAGAGTAGTGTACCCTTGATTCTAGGTAGACATtttcttgcaacatctagggcAATGATAGATTTTTATGATGGAAAGTTAAAACTTAGGGTAGGAGATGAGACTGTCACCTTTGACTTGAATAATTCCATAAGACAGTCATTAGATCATGATAATGTTGTTTATGCTATTAATGTATTTGACGATGCTATTGAGACACAGTTACAGGAAGTATTAGTTGAAGACCCTCTACAAGTTACTTTGCCAAGGGGAAATGAGCATGAGCTGTCAAATGAGGAAGTTTTAGAGCAGCTTGAGTTTCTGTTAGCAAACGAGCCAAGCAATAATACTGATGAGTTTATTGTGATTGACAGTATAGGTGTGCAAAAGTTGAGGCCATCACTTGAGGAACCACCAGTCCTCAATTTGAAAGAGCTTCCATAG